One window of the Vicinamibacterales bacterium genome contains the following:
- a CDS encoding xanthine dehydrogenase family protein, translating to MAEQQKPVAPAQPVEPPKKMEFKLLGHNYVTPDLVAKVTGKARYAEDYRAEGMVFIKLMPSPRPHARILNIDASAALAMPGVHGILTAKDLPAAPAPPGPPPAAARPAGAPAAGAAPAAGAPAAGAAAPAAGAAGAAAPAAPPAPPMPQEFALTDEPVYEGEPILAIAADSEELAAEAIDKIVVEFEPLPFVIDPLEGMRPGTPNGRTQGNVFVGPSMKTVKWTAADMAMVDAGKFPSGAEATETAVFGDVEKGFQEADLIVERDMYQQTTTHQPLESRSAMAYWQNGKCYMHVSTQSLARTVASVAGWVGIKPDELVLISEYTGGGFGSKIPGAQSMAIPALMSKKLNGRPVMMRISRAEETYIGRVRPGYQGWIKMGFKKDGRVTAIDTFIVEAAGPYRRQGDHSTTANLGSLLFQAPNMRFRGLSVATNTPPPTSQRAPGGLQASVWFEPLVHEAAKKLGIDQVAIRKLNAPEGQALFGLVPPNTPPGRPRNKLTSCFVKECLDQGAELFGWEARKANSGKRTGSKVRGIGVGTGAYTAGSIGVDGLCVLRPDGKLEIHQGIGNLGTHSVIDTARVIAEVANVPWENCEVVWGNTSKGLPWSSIQAGSQTTYAHTRANFATGTDLKKKLTEIAAKDFGGTADQYDTNAQGVIRKGGGLRLTWAKAAERAIALGGIYDGSEVPKELNAMTKAAAAAHKGRGLMGVARDNLPRDGQTYGFMSAFAEVEVDVETGVWTIVDFVGVADVGTVIHPNSLGGQINGGSLQGIGHIRSQKLVYDPHYGAGLSTRLHHNKPPTILDVPINAKWGAVGLPDPTNPTGAKGIGEPSTVAAAGAVLAALADAVGDDIIRRTPVQPEHIAAALANGRKPMMANPLQAFI from the coding sequence ATGGCTGAACAGCAGAAGCCAGTCGCGCCGGCACAACCGGTCGAGCCACCCAAGAAGATGGAGTTCAAGCTCCTCGGCCACAACTACGTCACGCCAGACCTGGTTGCCAAGGTCACCGGCAAGGCGCGCTACGCCGAAGACTACCGTGCCGAAGGCATGGTCTTCATCAAGCTGATGCCGAGCCCGCGTCCGCACGCGAGGATTCTGAACATTGACGCCTCCGCGGCGCTCGCGATGCCCGGCGTGCACGGCATTCTGACGGCCAAGGATCTGCCGGCAGCGCCGGCGCCGCCCGGACCGCCGCCAGCTGCCGCGCGGCCCGCCGGAGCGCCGGCTGCTGGCGCGGCTCCCGCAGCGGGAGCGCCCGCCGCGGGCGCGGCCGCTCCCGCCGCTGGTGCGGCAGGCGCCGCAGCCCCGGCTGCGCCGCCCGCTCCGCCGATGCCGCAGGAGTTCGCGCTCACCGACGAGCCCGTCTACGAAGGTGAGCCGATTCTCGCCATCGCCGCCGACAGCGAAGAGCTCGCCGCCGAAGCCATCGACAAGATCGTCGTGGAGTTCGAGCCGCTGCCGTTCGTGATCGATCCGCTCGAGGGCATGCGCCCCGGAACGCCCAACGGACGCACGCAGGGCAACGTGTTCGTCGGCCCCAGCATGAAGACGGTGAAGTGGACCGCCGCCGACATGGCGATGGTCGACGCCGGCAAGTTCCCGTCCGGCGCCGAGGCCACCGAGACCGCGGTCTTCGGCGATGTCGAGAAGGGCTTCCAGGAAGCCGATCTCATCGTCGAGCGCGACATGTACCAACAGACCACGACGCACCAGCCGCTCGAATCGCGGTCGGCCATGGCGTACTGGCAGAACGGCAAGTGCTACATGCACGTGTCGACGCAGAGCTTGGCGCGCACGGTCGCGTCAGTGGCCGGCTGGGTCGGCATCAAGCCGGACGAGCTCGTGCTGATCAGCGAGTACACGGGCGGCGGTTTCGGCAGCAAGATTCCGGGCGCGCAGTCCATGGCGATCCCGGCGCTGATGTCGAAGAAGCTCAACGGCCGCCCGGTGATGATGCGCATCTCGCGCGCGGAAGAGACCTACATCGGCCGTGTCCGCCCCGGTTATCAGGGCTGGATCAAGATGGGCTTCAAGAAGGACGGCCGCGTCACCGCGATCGATACCTTCATCGTCGAAGCCGCCGGTCCGTACCGCCGTCAGGGCGACCACTCGACCACCGCGAACCTCGGTTCGTTGTTGTTCCAAGCGCCGAACATGCGCTTCCGCGGCCTTTCGGTGGCGACCAATACGCCCCCGCCCACCTCGCAGCGCGCGCCCGGCGGGCTGCAGGCATCGGTCTGGTTCGAGCCGCTGGTGCATGAAGCCGCGAAGAAGCTCGGCATCGACCAGGTCGCGATTCGAAAGCTGAACGCGCCCGAAGGACAGGCCTTGTTCGGACTGGTTCCGCCGAACACGCCGCCGGGACGTCCGCGCAACAAGCTGACCAGCTGCTTCGTCAAAGAGTGCCTCGATCAGGGCGCCGAGCTATTCGGCTGGGAAGCGCGCAAGGCCAACAGCGGCAAGCGCACGGGCAGCAAGGTGCGGGGAATCGGCGTCGGCACTGGTGCCTATACCGCCGGCTCAATCGGTGTCGATGGCCTCTGCGTCCTGCGGCCTGACGGCAAGCTCGAAATTCACCAGGGCATCGGCAACCTCGGCACGCACTCGGTGATCGACACGGCGCGCGTCATCGCCGAAGTGGCGAATGTGCCGTGGGAGAACTGCGAAGTGGTCTGGGGCAACACCTCGAAGGGCCTGCCGTGGTCGTCCATCCAGGCCGGCAGCCAGACGACGTATGCGCACACCCGCGCCAACTTCGCCACGGGCACCGACCTCAAGAAGAAGCTGACCGAGATTGCCGCGAAGGACTTCGGCGGCACCGCGGATCAGTACGACACCAACGCGCAGGGCGTCATCCGCAAGGGCGGCGGCTTGCGGCTGACGTGGGCCAAGGCGGCCGAACGGGCGATTGCGCTCGGCGGGATCTACGACGGCTCGGAAGTGCCGAAGGAACTGAATGCCATGACCAAGGCCGCAGCGGCGGCGCACAAGGGTCGCGGCCTCATGGGCGTCGCACGCGACAATCTGCCGCGCGACGGCCAGACCTACGGCTTCATGTCGGCGTTTGCCGAAGTCGAGGTCGACGTTGAAACCGGCGTCTGGACCATCGTTGATTTCGTGGGCGTCGCCGACGTCGGAACGGTGATTCACCCGAACTCGCTGGGCGGCCAGATCAATGGCGGCAGTCTCCAGGGCATTGGTCACATTCGCAGCCAGAAGCTGGTCTACGATCCGCACTACGGCGCCGGCCTCTCGACGCGGTTGCATCACAACAAGCCGCCGACGATCCTCGATGTCCCAATCAACGCCAAGTGGGGCGCCGTTGGGTTGCCGGATCCGACCAACCCGACCGGTGCCAAAGGCATCGGCGAGCCTTCGACCGTCGCGGCAGCCGGCGCGGTGCTGGCGGCGCTGGCCGACGCGGTCGGTGACGACATCATCCGGCGCACACCGGTGCAGCCGGAACATATTGCCGCGGCGCTGGCCAACGGCCGCAAGCCGATGATGGCCAACCCGCTTCAGGCGTTCATCTAA
- a CDS encoding xanthine dehydrogenase family protein subunit M, translating into MPPIRDVMPAFELFQPASVGDALGILDRHGADAWVMAGGMDTFDWLKDRIKKPKVVVDLGMVDELRGIKDASGGLEIGAMTTLTTVANNPLVKERFPLLAAAALIVASPQIRNQGTVGGNVSQDARCWYYRAGWPCYRAGGNICYADTPTSVNREHAIFNADRCVAVNPSDTAPALIALDAEFVIKRGSAERVVPAREFFVGPGIDITRLTVLQPGDLLTAIRIPATWAGKAHYFEKVRDRQVWDFALVNIAASLNMSGSTISDARMVVNGVAAEPYRLDAVEAAIKGKPRDKATADLAADLAVQGAVPLRHNAYKIPLVKALVKRAIRGEAEWATS; encoded by the coding sequence ATGCCACCGATTCGCGACGTAATGCCGGCATTCGAGCTCTTCCAACCCGCAAGTGTTGGAGATGCGCTCGGAATCCTCGACCGCCATGGCGCCGATGCCTGGGTCATGGCCGGCGGAATGGACACCTTCGACTGGTTGAAGGACCGCATCAAGAAGCCGAAAGTGGTCGTTGACCTCGGCATGGTCGACGAGCTGCGCGGGATCAAGGACGCCTCCGGCGGCCTCGAGATCGGCGCGATGACCACCCTCACAACCGTCGCCAACAACCCGCTCGTCAAGGAGCGCTTCCCGCTCCTCGCCGCGGCGGCGTTGATTGTGGCCTCGCCGCAGATTCGCAACCAGGGCACCGTCGGCGGCAACGTGTCGCAGGACGCGCGCTGCTGGTACTACCGCGCGGGCTGGCCCTGCTACCGCGCCGGCGGTAACATCTGCTACGCCGACACGCCGACCTCAGTGAACCGCGAGCACGCGATCTTCAACGCCGATCGCTGCGTCGCGGTGAACCCGTCCGACACGGCGCCGGCGCTGATCGCGCTCGACGCCGAGTTCGTGATCAAACGCGGCTCCGCCGAGCGCGTCGTGCCGGCCCGCGAGTTCTTCGTCGGCCCCGGCATCGACATCACCAGGCTCACGGTGCTGCAGCCGGGCGACCTGCTCACGGCGATTCGCATCCCGGCCACGTGGGCGGGGAAGGCGCACTACTTCGAGAAGGTGCGCGATCGCCAGGTGTGGGACTTCGCGCTGGTCAACATCGCCGCCTCGCTGAACATGTCGGGTTCGACGATCAGTGACGCGCGCATGGTGGTAAACGGCGTCGCCGCCGAGCCGTACCGGCTCGACGCGGTGGAAGCCGCCATCAAGGGTAAGCCACGCGACAAGGCCACCGCCGACCTGGCGGCCGACCTCGCCGTGCAGGGTGCGGTGCCGCTGCGTCACAACGCCTACAAGATTCCGCTGGTCAAGGCGTTGGTCAAGCGCGCCATTCGTGGAGAGGCTGAATGGGCAACCTCGTAA
- a CDS encoding DUF3810 family protein: MSAKSILQTCVIGVAATVAMFPPAAPTVERFYARGLYPIVQSNLTSASNRAGLALFDLTLVGVGLIALGGWIYWFRRARKERSIRPIGRGLFATVTAVSVVYLWFLIAWGFNYARTPIESVVPYDASRVTPLAVRLLAEHAVREANRTHAAAHAAGFPSVHDTPRALIDAVHQVERELGRPRPTRVASPKTSWLSPFFRASGVSGMLAPFYLETLLNPDLTGPERPVVLAHEWAHLSGYAPESEASFVGYLAALRAGPAAEYSAWLELVSAAAGQLQPVTQRLVLQKLEAGPRRDQAAIRERLKALVQPVERAAWSTYDQLLKSQGVEEGVQSYSRVIQLLLGANAINIDPAPAP, translated from the coding sequence GTGTCTGCGAAATCCATTCTTCAAACCTGCGTCATCGGTGTTGCCGCGACCGTGGCGATGTTCCCGCCCGCGGCGCCCACTGTTGAGCGCTTCTACGCGCGCGGGCTTTATCCGATCGTGCAGTCCAACCTCACCTCGGCGTCGAATCGCGCCGGCCTCGCCCTGTTCGACCTCACGCTGGTCGGCGTTGGGCTGATCGCGCTGGGCGGATGGATCTACTGGTTTCGCCGCGCCCGCAAGGAGCGATCGATCAGGCCGATTGGCCGCGGCCTGTTCGCCACGGTCACCGCCGTGTCGGTCGTGTACTTGTGGTTCCTGATCGCGTGGGGATTCAACTACGCGCGCACGCCGATCGAGTCGGTGGTGCCGTACGACGCGTCGCGCGTCACCCCGCTGGCGGTACGCCTGCTGGCGGAGCACGCCGTGCGCGAGGCCAATCGCACCCACGCCGCCGCGCACGCCGCGGGCTTCCCGTCCGTCCACGACACGCCGCGGGCGTTGATCGACGCCGTGCACCAGGTCGAACGCGAGTTGGGCCGTCCGCGGCCGACCCGCGTCGCCTCGCCCAAGACCTCGTGGCTCTCGCCGTTCTTCCGCGCCTCTGGCGTGAGCGGCATGCTGGCGCCCTTCTACCTCGAGACGCTGCTCAATCCGGATCTCACCGGGCCGGAGCGGCCGGTCGTGCTCGCGCACGAGTGGGCGCACCTGTCGGGCTACGCGCCGGAGTCGGAGGCGAGCTTCGTCGGCTATCTCGCCGCCTTGCGGGCGGGGCCCGCCGCCGAATACAGCGCGTGGCTCGAGTTGGTGTCAGCGGCGGCCGGTCAATTGCAGCCGGTGACGCAGCGCCTGGTGCTGCAGAAGCTCGAGGCGGGGCCGCGCCGGGATCAGGCGGCGATCCGCGAGCGGTTGAAGGCGCTGGTGCAACCTGTGGAACGGGCGGCGTGGTCCACCTACGATCAGTTGCTGAAGTCGCAAGGCGTCGAGGAAGGTGTGCAAAGCTACAGTCGCGTGATCCAATTGCTGCTCGGCGCCAACGCGATCAACATCGACCCGGCACCCGCACCATGA
- a CDS encoding HU family DNA-binding protein: MIKVDIVNEVSRVADVTKVKAELAVDAVFEAMRHSMQRGERIELRGFGVFQVKPRKRGIGRNPRTGKEVRIPPGRTIRFKPGKELQNIG; this comes from the coding sequence ATGATCAAGGTCGACATCGTGAACGAGGTCTCTCGGGTGGCAGACGTCACCAAGGTGAAGGCCGAGCTGGCAGTTGATGCGGTATTCGAAGCAATGCGTCACTCGATGCAGCGCGGGGAACGCATTGAGCTGCGGGGGTTTGGCGTGTTCCAGGTAAAGCCCCGAAAGCGCGGGATTGGCCGCAATCCCCGTACGGGCAAGGAAGTACGCATTCCTCCCGGCCGGACCATTCGCTTCAAGCCCGGCAAGGAACTGCAGAACATCGGTTAA
- the der gene encoding ribosome biogenesis GTPase Der, with protein sequence MSQKHLPQVVLVGRPNVGKSTLFNRLSGARRSIVTAIPGTTRDVITHPVVWGDARFDLTDTGGLFGASEDPLHELVVERGQRALKTADLIVFVVDGREGLIPGDQEIAAATREAGVPVILAINKMDDRRARDGALELYRMGFDSVVEISAEHGQAVGDLLDAILAMIPQARLPGAAPGDGDEDEEEPEPVDGAKDETAIAIVGRPNAGKSSLVNRLLREERMIVSEVPGTTRDSVDSLLMWHRRQFRIVDTAGIRKPGKVSKSGQVETVSVMLARRAIERADVVVLVIDATLGPTDQDGAIAGAAKDAGRGVIVAANKWDLMKDQGQDAAKKWDENLRYQLKFLDFAPILHISAATGERTPKLLEMVDKVYAATRKRVPTGELNRFIHKITTASPPVAAGNRNVRVMYAAQAAVAPPTFVLFTNTVTKLHFSYERFLENRLREAFGFDGTPIRIQIRGRADQRGEKRKTASERAPERRSPVRKGPGSKRTTHQREKVAAHQRKAAANKSAWDKSPSAQGASASTKASAGKAGHKSGKGRVKGKGKPGSSKAKSHAKKPPVLSNKARAKRGPKRSGR encoded by the coding sequence GTGTCGCAGAAACATTTGCCCCAGGTCGTGTTGGTCGGCCGGCCCAACGTCGGTAAGTCAACGCTGTTCAACCGGCTGAGCGGCGCCCGCCGATCGATCGTGACCGCGATTCCCGGGACGACCCGCGACGTGATCACCCATCCGGTGGTTTGGGGAGATGCCCGGTTTGATCTGACCGACACCGGGGGCCTGTTCGGTGCCAGCGAGGATCCGCTCCATGAGCTGGTGGTCGAGCGCGGGCAGCGGGCTCTCAAGACCGCCGACCTGATCGTGTTCGTGGTGGATGGCCGGGAGGGCTTGATCCCCGGCGACCAGGAAATTGCCGCCGCCACGCGCGAAGCCGGCGTACCCGTGATCCTGGCGATCAACAAGATGGACGATCGCCGCGCCCGTGATGGCGCGCTCGAGCTCTATCGAATGGGCTTTGATTCGGTGGTCGAGATCAGCGCGGAACACGGACAGGCCGTGGGCGATCTGCTGGACGCGATTCTCGCCATGATCCCGCAAGCCCGCCTGCCCGGCGCCGCGCCGGGTGATGGCGACGAGGACGAGGAGGAGCCGGAGCCGGTCGACGGCGCGAAAGACGAGACCGCCATCGCGATTGTGGGGCGTCCAAACGCGGGCAAGTCGTCGCTCGTCAATCGCCTGCTGCGCGAAGAGCGAATGATCGTCTCCGAGGTGCCGGGCACCACGCGCGATTCCGTGGACTCCTTGCTGATGTGGCATCGCCGCCAGTTCCGCATCGTCGACACCGCCGGCATCCGCAAGCCCGGCAAGGTCTCGAAGTCCGGGCAGGTTGAGACGGTGAGCGTGATGCTGGCGCGCCGCGCCATTGAACGCGCCGACGTCGTCGTGCTCGTGATCGACGCCACGCTGGGCCCGACCGATCAGGACGGCGCCATTGCCGGCGCGGCGAAGGACGCCGGCCGCGGCGTCATCGTCGCCGCCAACAAGTGGGACTTGATGAAAGATCAGGGGCAGGACGCCGCGAAGAAGTGGGACGAGAACCTGCGGTACCAGTTGAAGTTCCTCGACTTCGCGCCCATCCTGCACATCTCCGCCGCGACCGGCGAGCGCACGCCGAAGTTGCTCGAGATGGTTGACAAGGTCTATGCCGCCACGCGCAAGCGCGTGCCGACCGGAGAGCTCAACCGCTTCATCCACAAGATCACGACGGCGTCGCCGCCGGTCGCGGCTGGCAACCGCAACGTCCGCGTCATGTATGCGGCACAGGCCGCGGTCGCGCCGCCGACGTTCGTGCTGTTCACGAACACCGTCACCAAACTTCACTTCTCGTACGAGCGCTTTCTCGAGAACCGGCTGCGCGAAGCCTTCGGCTTTGACGGCACGCCGATCCGCATCCAGATCCGCGGTCGCGCCGATCAGCGCGGCGAGAAGCGCAAGACGGCGAGCGAGCGCGCCCCGGAGCGGCGCAGCCCGGTCAGGAAGGGGCCGGGGTCGAAGCGGACGACGCACCAGCGCGAGAAGGTAGCGGCCCACCAGCGAAAGGCCGCGGCCAACAAGTCCGCCTGGGACAAGTCCCCCTCCGCGCAAGGCGCTTCCGCCTCCACTAAAGCTTCGGCGGGCAAGGCGGGGCACAAGTCCGGTAAGGGACGCGTGAAGGGGAAGGGCAAGCCTGGCTCGTCCAAGGCGAAGTCGCACGCCAAGAAACCGCCCGTCCTGTCCAACAAGGCGCGCGCGAAGCGCGGCCCGAAGCGGTCGGGACGCTAA
- a CDS encoding MerR family transcriptional regulator: MAAPKRELFKAAEVCEVVQVQPYVLRSWEAEFPQIGQAPAGGGPRLYRRSDVELVLRIKQLVFDEGLTLSGARRRLGEDNETPGNGAAVLVVEDVLGDRVRDRLRHVKTGLQSILQMLAKDGVEAAELELVPPPPAKKKALAKAAKRK, encoded by the coding sequence ATGGCTGCACCCAAGCGCGAGCTATTCAAGGCTGCGGAAGTCTGCGAAGTGGTGCAGGTTCAGCCCTACGTTTTGCGATCCTGGGAAGCCGAGTTTCCGCAAATCGGCCAGGCACCTGCCGGCGGCGGCCCGCGCCTATATCGCCGATCGGACGTCGAGCTGGTGCTGCGCATCAAGCAGCTCGTCTTCGATGAAGGCCTGACGTTGTCGGGCGCCCGGAGGCGGCTGGGCGAGGACAACGAGACGCCGGGCAACGGCGCGGCCGTGCTGGTGGTGGAAGATGTGCTCGGCGACCGCGTGAGGGATCGGCTGCGGCACGTGAAGACCGGACTGCAATCGATCCTGCAGATGCTCGCGAAAGACGGCGTGGAGGCCGCGGAACTGGAACTGGTGCCGCCTCCCCCCGCCAAGAAGAAGGCGCTGGCGAAAGCCGCCAAGAGAAAATAG
- a CDS encoding (2Fe-2S)-binding protein: MTTDEPGLQPGHSRRNFIKGVIAAGATVSASAYLFRTTIQGQNDGMAGAVERLITLDVNGQQRRVDVLKNETLAMTLRYKLGLTGTKLGCDRAECGACTVTVDDVPRYACSVLTHSVRGKKVVSIEGLAKPDGTLHPVQQAVVEGQGFQCAFCMPGFVMATVGFLKTNPSPTREQLAHGISGNLCRCADYNKILDVMMVAAEKSRGA, from the coding sequence ATGACGACAGACGAACCGGGTCTTCAACCCGGTCATTCGCGACGTAATTTCATCAAAGGTGTCATCGCAGCGGGCGCGACCGTTTCTGCGTCGGCATACCTCTTCCGCACCACCATCCAGGGCCAGAACGATGGCATGGCCGGTGCGGTCGAACGTCTCATCACACTCGACGTCAATGGCCAGCAGCGCCGTGTCGACGTGCTGAAGAACGAGACGCTCGCCATGACGTTGCGCTACAAGCTCGGTCTCACCGGCACCAAGCTGGGTTGCGACCGCGCTGAATGTGGCGCCTGCACCGTCACGGTCGACGATGTCCCACGGTACGCGTGCTCGGTGCTGACGCACAGTGTGCGCGGCAAGAAGGTTGTGAGCATCGAGGGTCTCGCCAAGCCCGATGGCACCCTGCACCCGGTGCAGCAGGCCGTGGTCGAAGGCCAGGGCTTCCAGTGCGCCTTCTGCATGCCGGGCTTCGTCATGGCCACGGTGGGCTTCCTCAAGACCAATCCGAGCCCGACCCGCGAGCAGCTCGCGCACGGGATTTCCGGCAACCTCTGCCGCTGTGCTGACTACAACAAGATTCTCGACGTCATGATGGTGGCGGCCGAGAAATCGAGGGGGGCGTAA
- a CDS encoding phosphonatase-like hydrolase: MSRPVLVVFDMAGTTIEDRGQVPAAFAAALAAHGISVTPEQINAVRGASKRQAIRHLVPDGVHQADQAARVYAAFRAALAARYEANGVRPIAGAGEVLGELRARGIKVALTTGFDRDVTTLLLSKLQWSSGVADAIVCGDDVEHGRPAPDLIHRAMSMLGVADAATVAAIGDTTLDLEAGSRAGVGWNIGVLSGAHRRDALERAPHTHLIDSVADLLDVWK; this comes from the coding sequence GTGAGCCGACCCGTCCTCGTCGTGTTCGACATGGCCGGTACCACGATCGAAGACCGCGGCCAGGTTCCGGCGGCCTTTGCGGCGGCGCTCGCCGCCCATGGCATCAGTGTCACACCCGAACAAATCAACGCCGTGCGCGGTGCGTCGAAGCGGCAGGCGATCCGGCATTTGGTCCCGGACGGTGTGCATCAGGCCGACCAGGCCGCGCGGGTCTATGCGGCCTTCCGCGCCGCGCTCGCGGCCCGATACGAGGCGAATGGCGTGCGGCCGATTGCCGGCGCCGGCGAGGTGTTGGGCGAGCTGCGCGCGCGGGGCATCAAGGTGGCGCTGACCACGGGGTTCGACCGCGACGTCACCACCTTGCTCCTCTCGAAGCTGCAGTGGTCCTCGGGCGTCGCCGACGCCATCGTTTGCGGCGATGACGTGGAGCACGGGCGGCCGGCGCCTGATCTGATCCATCGTGCCATGTCGATGCTGGGCGTGGCCGATGCCGCGACCGTGGCCGCCATCGGCGACACGACGCTGGACCTGGAGGCCGGCTCGCGCGCCGGTGTCGGGTGGAACATCGGCGTGCTCTCAGGCGCGCATCGGCGGGATGCCCTGGAGCGCGCGCCGCATACGCACCTGATTGATTCGGTGGCGGATCTTCTCGACGTCTGGAAATAG
- a CDS encoding L-threonylcarbamoyladenylate synthase: protein MIATRVITVNANQPDPAAIELAAQAIRDGKLVAFPTETVYGLGANALDPAAVARIFEAKGRPATDPLIVHIAHIGQLSTCASQIPPAARKLGLAFWAGPLTIILPKKPVVPDSVTAGLPSVALRVPSHRVARALLEMAGVPVAAPSANRFSRPSPTTAQHVLADLDGRVDVILDAGPTDIGLESTIVDFTVDPPVMRRPGGLTLEQIRAVVPEVVAIEQRGSAEAAQLAPGQLTRHYAPRAALTLFEGLSDAVIAGVGAEVRSLTAQGHRVGILAPEEDLLALAPVLAPVAAAGRVDVRPYGSRSDPARAARELFAALRDLDGTGVDVILATSIGTAGLGLAVRDRLIRAADGRIRKC from the coding sequence ATGATCGCCACCCGCGTGATCACCGTGAACGCGAACCAGCCGGATCCGGCCGCCATCGAGCTGGCGGCGCAGGCGATTCGTGACGGCAAGCTCGTGGCCTTTCCCACGGAGACCGTCTACGGCCTGGGCGCCAACGCGCTCGATCCCGCGGCGGTGGCGAGAATCTTCGAGGCCAAGGGCCGCCCGGCCACCGATCCCCTGATTGTCCACATCGCGCACATCGGACAACTCTCCACCTGCGCGTCGCAGATTCCGCCCGCCGCCCGGAAGCTCGGGCTCGCGTTCTGGGCCGGCCCGCTGACGATCATCCTGCCGAAGAAACCCGTGGTCCCCGACAGCGTGACCGCCGGCCTGCCCAGCGTGGCGCTCAGGGTGCCGTCGCATCGGGTGGCGCGGGCGCTGCTGGAGATGGCCGGCGTGCCGGTGGCGGCGCCGAGCGCGAATCGGTTCTCGCGGCCGAGTCCGACCACCGCGCAACACGTGCTGGCCGATCTCGACGGCCGCGTCGATGTGATCCTCGATGCCGGGCCCACCGACATCGGCCTCGAGTCCACCATCGTGGACTTCACCGTGGACCCGCCGGTGATGCGCCGGCCAGGGGGACTGACGCTCGAACAGATCCGGGCCGTGGTGCCGGAGGTCGTCGCGATCGAACAGCGGGGGAGCGCGGAGGCGGCCCAACTGGCGCCGGGCCAACTGACCCGGCACTACGCGCCGCGTGCCGCCCTCACCTTGTTCGAAGGGCTTTCAGATGCGGTGATCGCGGGCGTCGGCGCGGAGGTTCGCTCCCTGACGGCTCAGGGCCATCGCGTGGGAATTCTGGCGCCCGAAGAAGATCTGTTGGCGCTGGCGCCAGTACTGGCGCCGGTGGCCGCCGCCGGCCGCGTGGACGTGCGCCCCTATGGATCGCGGTCCGATCCCGCCCGGGCGGCCCGCGAATTGTTCGCCGCCCTGCGGGATCTGGACGGCACGGGCGTTGACGTCATCCTGGCCACCTCCATAGGCACGGCCGGACTCGGATTGGCCGTCCGCGACCGCTTGATCAGGGCCGCCGACGGCCGGATTCGAAAGTGCTAA
- a CDS encoding cytochrome b/b6 domain-containing protein, producing the protein MGNLVSWARSPWGDSVLTHISWDLFWAALVGGLLFLLAHGGYMLFSQHRKRESSEVDRMEAEYKGLPANIMRHSFVSRVFHWVMAFSMLTLLFTAFLPIVGVRFAWVYWHWMAGILLTASVMFHIVHATLVLDFWSIWVGPKDIPEFKAEMLREVGIDAPGPKSGKYPLGNRLYHLAVLVAGLSVIASGILMMWRVRTGIVERNPYILTDATWGLTYVVHGLMGVGFVGLVIAHIYFALRPEKLWITKAMIFGTITRRQYLEHHDPDRWVADKSGSN; encoded by the coding sequence ATGGGCAACCTCGTAAGTTGGGCGCGCAGCCCATGGGGTGATTCAGTTCTCACCCATATCTCATGGGATCTGTTCTGGGCGGCGCTCGTTGGCGGCCTGTTGTTTCTGCTCGCGCACGGTGGCTACATGCTGTTCTCGCAGCACCGCAAGCGCGAATCGTCGGAAGTGGACCGCATGGAGGCCGAGTACAAGGGCCTCCCTGCGAACATCATGCGCCACAGCTTCGTGTCGCGGGTGTTCCACTGGGTGATGGCGTTCAGCATGCTGACACTGCTGTTCACGGCGTTCCTGCCGATCGTCGGCGTGAGGTTCGCCTGGGTGTATTGGCACTGGATGGCCGGCATCCTGCTCACCGCCTCGGTCATGTTCCACATCGTCCACGCCACGTTGGTCCTCGACTTCTGGTCGATCTGGGTGGGGCCGAAAGACATCCCGGAATTCAAGGCCGAGATGCTGCGTGAAGTGGGCATCGACGCGCCGGGGCCGAAGTCGGGCAAGTACCCGCTCGGTAACCGGCTGTATCACCTGGCCGTGCTCGTGGCCGGCCTCTCGGTGATTGCCTCCGGCATCCTGATGATGTGGCGCGTGCGCACCGGTATTGTCGAGCGCAATCCTTACATCCTGACCGACGCGACGTGGGGCCTCACCTACGTCGTGCACGGCCTGATGGGCGTCGGCTTTGTCGGCCTCGTCATTGCCCACATCTACTTCGCGCTGCGCCCCGAGAAGCTGTGGATCACCAAGGCGATGATCTTCGGCACCATCACGCGCCGCCAGTATCTCGAACACCACGATCCCGATCGCTGGGTCGCCGACAAGTCCGGTTCCAATTGA